TGTTACACCGGAACCAACCTATGGAATCCGTTATCAAAGTTGTTATGGATGGGCCAATCCAATTGATGGAAAAGAATATGGAATTATCGGATCTACATCCGGAACCTATATTATCGAAGTCACAGATCCAAGCAATATCGTACAACGGGATTATGTTCCGGGAAGACATACTGATTGCATCTGGCATGAATTCAAAACCTACGGAAACTATCTCTATATCATCAGTGATGATGCCGGTAACAATAGTTTACAAATTGCCGATATGAGTTACCTGCCGGATTCTGTGCATATCGTTTATGACGGAACCAGCGTATTTACGCATGCACATACTTTGTACATTGAAGGAGACAAACTATACGTAGCTTCAGTGGCTACTGGAAGTAATTATTCGTCCATGAATGTGTACACACTTGGAAATCCTGCTCTTCCGGTATTGCTTCGCCGACTTGATCAGGATTATCCGATCATCAACCAGGTGCACGACATGTATGTTGTGCATGATACTGTATTTGCCTCCTGTGGATATGATGGTCTGCACATATACAAATACGATGAAAGCCTGAATCAGTTTTTAGAAATCGGAAATCTGACCACTTATCCTGATCAGGGATATAATCACAGTAGTTTTCTTTCGAAGGATCACAGCATGTTGTACATGTGTGATGAAGTACCTGATGGTATGGCTATAAAAGTTGTGGATGTTACAGATGTAGCGAATCCGATTACCGTACATACCTTTTCTTCCAATCCTGGAAATACACCACACAATCCTTATGTAAAAGATGATATGCTGGTAATGGCGAATTACCAGGATGGAGTATACATCTATGACATTGGCACACCCTCTTTACCTGCACTGATGGGTTTCTTTGATACACATCCACAAAACACTCCGGGAACGTATCCGAGTCCGGCTTACGCCGGAGCATGGGCTGCCTACACCGATTTACCAAGCGGAGTAATACTGGCTAGTGATATGCAATTGGGTTTATTTGTGCTGGATATTTCACCCATTCTAAGTGTGAAAAACAATGCCGTAAAAGCTGAAGCACTTTCCATTTACCCAAATCCTGCCGCTGAATTTGTAAAAATAAAATTACCGGAAACGAGTCAGGCCATTACCGGTGCTCAGATCAGTGATCTTTCAGGAAGAATTATCAGAACAATCAATTTGTCAAATACAAGTTTATCCGAATGTAAAATAAAAGTGGATGATCTTGTCCCCGGAATATATTTTGTGGACATCAAAACATCTTCTAAAACATACACGGGAAAAATTTGTGTCCGGTAAGTTGATTATCCATTCAAAATCCCGGGAGGGAAAAGCTGCAAATACATAATTGTTAAATCAAGAACTGCGAATGAAAAAAATTATCGGAATAGCGACATTGGTGATGCTGTTCATGAATGCCTGTTCAAACAAGGAGTCTGAAAGCGGAACGATTCATGGAAAATTTAAAAACGCGAGTGGTATCACCGTGTATTTTCAGAAAATAGTTGAGAATGGAGAGGAAACACTCGACTCCGCCAAAACAGATGCTGACGGGAACTTCAGTCTGCGTAACCTGGCGACAGGATTGGACTACTACATGGTGCGTACCAACCCTGCCAATGTCATTTTTCTTGTGTTGAAAGGCGGTGAGAATATTGAATTGTCGGGCGACGCCAACAATGTAGAGCAAACCTATACAGTAAGTGGTTCGGATGATTCAGAATTGCTCAAGGAACTCAGACAATATGAGAAAAATCTTGGCGATTCATTGAATAAAGTATATGCGACTTTTCGTGAAGAGAACCCTTACAGAAAAGATTCTGCGGGAGCTGCTTTGCAAAAGCATTACACGGAAACGATGTCTTCTTTTTCAAAAAAATTCATCGACAAGCATTTGAATTCTATCGTTTCGCTTTCGGCTACAAAATTTTTGAATCAACAATCATCCATGGAATTGCTCGTGAAACTGGAATCCACATTGGCCAAGCAGTATCCGGAGAATAAATATGTGCAGGATTTCAAAGCGTTGATGAGTGATTTGCAAAAACTTCCTCCGGGAAGTGAAGCGCCGGAAATTAATCTTTCATCACCGGACGGAGAAAAAATCGCTTTATCCTCACTACGAGGAAAAGTAGTTCTCATAGATTTCTGGGCCAGCTGGTGCGGACCCTGCCGCAGGGAGAATCCAAATATTGTGAGGTTGTTTCAAAAGTATAAGGACCGTGGTTTTATGATTTACGGAGTTTCACTTGATGAAAATCTGGATTCCTGGAAAGCAGCCATTCAGAAGGATGGCATCACCTGGCCTCAGGTGAGTGAACTGAAGAAATGGGAAAGCAAAGTGGTGAAGGATTATAGCATCGAAGCCATTCCATACAGCGTTCTCATTGATCAGAATGGAAAGATCATCGCGAAAGGTCTGAAGAGTGAAGAACTTGACCTCAAACTGATGGAATTATTGGGGAAAAATTCCTGATCCCCTCCTCCGCTTTATTCAAATTTGCTCGTACTTTGCACAGGTATGTCCCGGCTGTTTACTTTAATCACACTTGTATTTATTTTTTTTAGGAAAAAGTTGCGCACAGCTGTGTTCCTGATATTATTTGTATTGATCATACCGCAGAAGAGTGATGCACAGGAATATTTTCAGCAGGATGTTCATTACAAAATTGATGTAAAGCTGGATGACAAAAAGCATCAGCTTTCCGCTTACGAAGAAATCATTTACAAAAACAACAGCAAGCAGACACTTACAGAGCTGTATTTTCATTTGTGGCCAAATGCTTATTCGAATGAGAATACGGCCTTGGGAAATGAATTCTATAAGAATGGAGACGAGAGTTACCGTCGGTTAAGAGAAAAATCCCGCGGATCCATTGACTCACTGGATTTTCGTGTGAATCAGGAAACAGTGAACTGGTCATTGCTCACGGATACAATTGATATTTGCAAAATAAAACTCAACCGTCCTTTATTGCCCGGTGATTCGATCAGCATCAGTACACCTTTCAGGGTCAAAATTCCCGACGCGAATTTATCGAGATTGGGGCATTCGGGTCAGGCTTATTTTATTTCACAGTGGTATCCCAAACCGGCGGTTTATGATGTGAATGGCTGGAATTATTTTTCTTATCTCGACAAAGGTGAATATTACAGTGAGTTCGGAACTTTTGATGTAACGCTGACGCTTCCGCAGAACTATGTTGTTGGCGCCACCGGAACTCTTGTGAATAATCCTTCCGAAGAAGAATGGTTGAACAGCAAAGCGAAAGAAACTTCAGGGATGGATGAATTTCCTGCTGATATGAGTTTCCCGCCGAGTAGTCAGGAAACAAAAACCTTGCATTATCACCAGGAAAATATTCACGACTTCGCCTGGTTTGCCGACAAGCGCTGGCATGTATTAAAAGGTGATGCGGAATTACCCGGTTCCGGAAAACGCGTCACCACCTGGGCATTTTTTACAAATGCGGAACCGGAGCGTTGGAAAAAAGCGCCTGAATATCTTAGACACAGCATTGAATACGGATCAAAATGGATGGGTGATTATCCTTACTCACAGGTGAGCGCGGTGGATGTAGGTTATGCCTCCGGAAGCGGAATGGAATACCCGATGATCACAGCGATTGGAACGGAAGGAAGTGATTTCGGTTTAGAAGATGTAATTGTGCATGAAGTTGGACACAACTGGTTCTATGGTATTCTTGGATCGAACGAACGTCTGCATCCCTGGATGGATGAAGGCCTGACCATGTTTTTTGAAACGAGATATATTTATACAAAATACACGGCCACTCCAAAATCACAGGAGCAGACTTTTTATCGTGCAGGCAAAATCGGGAAATATGTAGGCTTAGCTACTCTTAATTTACGAAGATCAAATTATCTGGCTTATCTGAGTGGAGCAAGAGAAAACAGTGATCAATCGCCGGATTTGTCTTCTGAAAAATATTCGTACGCGAGCTACCATGAAGATGTATACAGAAAAACAGCGCTTGGATTCGAACACCTCCTCTCCTATCTCGGCGACAGTTTGTTTGATGTGGCGATGCGTGCTTATTATTCAGAATGGAAGTTTAAACATCCGCAGCCTTCTGATATAAAAAAATCATTTGAATCGACGACAGGTAAAAACCTTGCCTGGTTGTTTGATGATTTTCTGGAGAATACAAAAAAATCAGATTACGCTATCACCTGTGTTCGTCTGAATTCAGCAGGTAATTACAAAGTGACGCTCAAAAACAAAGGCTGTGTAACAGCGCCGCTTACATTGAATGGAATTCACAATGGTGAGATTACGCAAACAATAAAGCTTGAAGGATTTTCCGGTAAAAAGACTGTTGATGTTTCCCTGCGATTCCTGTGAAGCATTTCGTATTGATGCTGCGCAAAGAGAACTGGAATTGAGAAGGAAGAACAACATTATCCGCACGACAGGAATTTTGCGTGGACTGGAACGCCTGAAGATTCAATTTCCGGCAGCAGTCGAAAATCCTGAACGCACACAGATCTTTCTCTCTCCGATTGCAGGGTGGAATGCTTACAACCAGGTGATGGCCGGAGCAGCGGTGTATAATATTTTTAGTCCGGAGAAAAAATTTGAGTATGTTCTTGCACCGATGTATTCATTCCGACTTCAGGAAATTGCAGGTGAAGGACAGATTCGTTATCATTTATATCCATACAATAATTTCATACAAAAGATCACTTTGCAGAGCGGTCTGAGCCGTTATGCGTATGCAGATGATGTTTACGACAACGATGTATACAACATTCACTACTCCTCCACTTTACATTTTACAAAGCTTGACAACCGTATTCAGTTTTTGTTCAGAAATAACGATCTAAAAGAACAGCTGACACAGACCATCACTTTGCGACATCTTTACATTGAAAGAATTATGCCTTACGGATTACAGCCTCCGTATACTGATTTTATGATTCATAAATTCTCCACTAAAAAGGAGAAACTGAATTATTTCCAGCTGGAAGCGGAATCTGTGAATAAAAATGAATTTTACTCGAATTCACAAAAGGTTTCATTCACGATCGGTAAAGAATTTCACAAGGTATTTCTGGAAACAAAAAATTTCCTTTCTTACGGTAAAGCCAACAAAGGACTGGACATTCGTTTGTTTGTAGGCGCGATGAAAATTTCGGAAAAGAGTACCAGCCGGATAGATTACAACATGCGTCTGAGCGGTACCGATGGTAGTCACGATTACTTCTTCGACGAAATTTTCCCGGGAAGAAATATGGATCATGGAATCTGGGCACAGCAGTTTTTACTGGCGGATGCAGGATTCAAAATGCCAACCTTGTTTTACCGTAAGGCAAATCAATGGATGGTTGGGGTGAATTTATCGACCACATTGCCGGGAATCCTGCCATTCAAGCTGTTCGCGGATGTGGGCTCATTTAACGACGCGTATAAAGGATATCCAAAAGCACGTTCAATTTCCTGGGAATGGGGTGTTGAATTGCCGGTAATAAAGGATATTTTTGTGCTCTATTTCCCGATTACCTATTCAGAGGACCTCAAATACATTGTTGACCAGCAGGAATTGCATTACGGAAACCTTGTGCGTTTTGAGTTACACCTGAAAAAATTAAACCCGCTGGAATTTTTCCGCAGTATTAAATTCTAATTGAAGACAGGAAAAAAAATATACTTCGCATCCGACTTCCATCTGGGAGTGCCTACGTATGAGAAGAGCCTTGAGCGCGAAAAACGTTTGGTTGCATTTCTTGATTCCATCAAAGGTGATGTGGAAGAATTGTATCTGCTGGGTGATGTTTTTGATTTCTGGTTTGAATACAAAACAGTTGTTCCTCGTGGCTATGTCAGGCTGCTGGGCAAACTGGCCGAGCTGAGTGATGCCGGCATTCCTATTCATTATTTTACGGGCAACCACGACATGTGGACATTTGATTATTTGCAAAAGAACTGAATGTAAAAATCTACAGAGCTCCGGTGGAAGCTAGTTATAATGGCAAATCTTTTTACATTGGTCATGGTGATGGATTGGGTCCGGGAGATCACGGTTATAAATTTCTGAAGAAAGTTTTTGCTTCACCATTGTGTCAGTGGTTGTTTGCGCGCTTGCATCCGAATTTCGGGATTGGCATCGCGAATTATTTTTCAAGAAAAAGCCGGATTGCTACCGGGACTGTTGATGAGAAATTTCTAGGGGAAGAAAAAGAGTGGCTGGTGATTCACAGCAAAGAATTGCTGGAGAAAAAACATTATGACTATCTGATTTTCGGGCATCGTCATTTGCCTTTGGATATGCTTATTAATGGCAAGAGCAGGTATATCAATCTGGGAGACTGGATCAAATACAATACGTATGGTGTTTTTGACGGGGAAAAGATGGAGTTGAAAGTATATGGGGAGTCCTGATGGATCGGAATCCTTTTAAGATCCCTGGCAATAGTTTTTAGTGGAGTTATTGCCACGAATGCACGAATTCAGAGCTTGTATTTTATTTGAGGGAGAATATCTGGAAACAAATCATTATTTTGGGGATCATGAAAAGTAAGTGGGCATTTTGTTTAAGTGGTTTTCTGCTTCTCTTTGCTGTGGAGCAAGGGATGGCTCAAAAGAAGAGTCCGATTCGCCCGCCGAAGCAGGTTGTTGATTCGTTTCACAAGTTTTATCCATATACCAAAAAGCCTGTCTGGTCAAAGACCAACACTGAAACATTTGAAGCACGTTTTCCCTGGCAGGGATCCACTGCATTGTTAGTTCTGGACAAAAAAGGCAACTGGCTTCAAAGAAAGATGGAAGTTGGCAGAAATGAAATGCCGGTATCAATCATGAATTTTGTGGATCAGAATTTCCCGGGCTCCATGCCGGATGCAGTGTATGTGACTTATCTTCCGGATGCCAAATCAACCTTTTACGAGTTGAAAATTGTGGGCAGGGTATTTCATTTCAATGACCACGGGAAGTTGATGGAGGAAGTGGAGGGGAAGTAGAGAGGAGTGTGGTGAGTGTGGGGTGTGAGTGTGGGTGGGTGTGAGTGTGGGGTGTGGGTGTGAGTGTGGGTGTGTGGTTTGGAGTTTTTCTTTTTGCTAATGAACTGGTAACTACAGGCTTCTATCTTTTGTTACATTTCTTTGTGAACCAAACCATTACATCCTGACCAGAAATCGAAAAGAAAATCGAAAAGAATTTTGTTTTTATGTGATTTTCGCTATTTTTGCAATCCCAAATTTGGAGGCATTGTTCGTAGGGATTGGGGAACAAGTTAGTTTCGAGTAGACGTTCATTTTATAGATTAAATATTGGTTCGGTAGTTCAGCTGGTTAGAATACATGCCTGTCACGCATGGGGTCGCGGGTTCGAGTCCCGTCCGGACCGCTTAATTTGAAAGTCACCTCAAAAAGGTGGCTTTTTTTTATGTCCATAAATTATGTTTTTTGTTTACATCATTTATAGTTCGTCACACGATGTGTACTACAAGGGTGTTTCGGAGGAACCACTTCGACGATTGGAAGAGCACAATTCAGATCGGTCGAGATACACAAGTGGAAAAGGTCCATGGGAATTGGTTTATACAGAGCAATTACCTACTAAGCGTGACGCATTGATTAGAGAGAAGCAGATTAAGAAGTGGAATCGAGAAACGATTGAACGAGCAATTAGTACACACAAGAGTTAGAATACATGCCTGTCATCTCGTCGATAGACGAGACGGGTTCGAGTCCCGTCCGGACCGCTTAATTTGAAAGTCACCTCAAAAAGGTGGCTTTTTTTATGTCCATAAATTATGTTTTTTGTTTACATCATTTATAGTTCGTCACACGATGTGTACTAAAAGGGTGTTTCGGAGGAACCACTTCGACGATTGGAAGAGCACAATTCAGATCGGTCGAGATACACAAGTGGAAAAGGTCCATGGGAATTGGTTTATACAGAGCAATTACCTACTAAGTGTGACGCATTGATTAGAGAGAAGCAGATTAAGAAGTGGAATCGAGAAACGATTGAACGAGCAATTACCCACTTAAGGTTCAGTCCCGTCCGGACGCTTAAATTGAAAGTCACCTCAAGGTGGCTTTTTTATGTCCATAAATGTTTTGTTTACATCATTTAAGTTCTGAGTGTATTCAGGGTGTTTGGAGACCACTTGATTGGAAGCACAATTCAGATGCCCACAATGGAAAAGGTCCATGGGAATGGTTTATACAGGCATTACCACTAAGCGTGAGCATTGATAGAGAACAGATTAAAAAGTGGAATCGAGAAACGATTGAACGAGCAATTAGTACACACAAGAGTTAGAATACATGCCTGTCATCTCGTCGATAGACGAGACGGGTTCGAGTCCCGTCCGGACCGCTTAATTTGAAAGTCACCTCAAAAAGGTGGCTTTTTTTTATGTCCATAAATTATGTTTTTTGTTTACATCATTTATAGTTCGTCGCATGATGTGTATTACAAGGGTGTTTCGGAAGAACCACTTCGACGATTGGAAGAACACAATTCAGATCGCTCCAGATACACAAGTGGAAAAGGTCCATGGGAATTGGTTTATACAGAGCAATTACCTTCTAAGCGTGATGCATTAATCAGAGAGAAACAGATTAAAAAGTGGAATCGGGAAACAATTGAGCGAGCAATTAATACACACAAGAGTTAGAATACATGCCTGTCATCTCGTCGAGAGACGAGACGGGTTCGAGTCCCGTCCGGACCGCTTAATTTGAAAGTCACCTCAAAAAGGTGGCTTTTTTTTATGTCCATAAATTATGTTTTTTGTTTACATCATTTATAGTTCGTCACACGATGTGTACTACAAGGGTGTTTCGGAGGAACCACTTCGACGATTGGAAGAGCACAATTCAGATCGGTCGAGATACACAAGTGGAAAAGGTCCATGGGAATTGGTTTATACAGAGCAATTACCTACTAAGCGTGACGCATTGATTAGAGAGAAGCAGATTAAGAAGTGGAATCGAGAAACGATTGAACGAGCAATTAGTACACACAAGAGTTAGAATACATGCCTGTCATCTCGTCGATAGACGAGACGGGTTCGAGTCCCGTCCGGACCGCCAAATAAAAAAAGCTCTCTTGCGAGGGCTTTTTTTATGCTTTTAAAATTCCAAGAATATCTGAAATTCTATCTTAGATTGACTATGCTCTTTGTGAGTAGCTTCGTGAGCACATAGGTTATTTCTACAACAAATAGACAGAAGTTTTACGCAGACCCTAAAATCAACTTGGCTGCGCTTGCAGCGCATACTTTTGATAAAATATACATTTTCCTTTTAGCGAAGTATACTTTAGAACATCCGAAGAGGAAAGATTGTAAAGCAATTTAGCTTCAGCATACAAGGTTCCAAAAAACTCGCGGTTATAAGCGGTGACCGTATACATGGGTAATAAGAATATTGGTTCAAGGGATTGCAACTCGATGATAGGAAAATCGAGCTTATTGAACTTTTTCGCAGCAACAGTAATTCCACCAAAGGAAGAAGCTCCCTGATCGATTCTGAATTTCATCCTGTTGTCCCACTTGCCATAGCCGGATGAAGTGGATAAAAAATCTCCCACCGACACATAATTTGATAAAAATACTCCGTCACAATAATACACCATCGAATCTACAGCGCGTTGCGGGTAGGCGTAATTCGCTCCCATCCAGCCTTCGTAAAAATAAAATTTTGCTCCATATCTGTTGCACATCGCTTTCGCTGTTCGCAACAGATTAAAGCATCCCGTATAATCAAGAGTGTTCCAGGGTTCTTTTTCGGTAAGTGGTGCGACTACTGCACGTAAATCAGGATAAGATGTATAGAAAGCATCCCACTTGGCAATTTCAGATGTTTCCCTGATATCACACGTAATTAATTTAACTCCGTATGAACTCACAGCTTTGCGACAAAAAGCAGCGAACATACTTCTGCCGGAAGCTGTAGACATCGAACTGCGGGCATAACAATTTAGCATGTTCCCGCCTTTGTTTCTTAAATATACAAGTACATTATTTTCGCTTGTGGCATTTCCTATAGTCAGATAATCCGGATGAGTATAAATTCCGAAAACATCCGGAAGTGCCGAACTATATAACTTTGCCTGACTCGAAGGCATTTCAGATACGACCGAAGGTTCCGGCAGGATCTCTTCTTTTGTACAGGAAGTAAAAAACAGCGAGAAGCTCACCAGCATTAATACCGGAATTAAATTCAGTCCCGAGGAATATTGTTTTTTTGTCATGTTAATTTTGTTTTAAACGGTATGAATAAAAATGAATCCAGCACAAAACAATCTTAGATTATTAATCTGGAAATAATAAAATCGTTGTTAACCTGAGGAGTATTTCCTCAATGACCATCAAAATAAATCTATTCTAAGATTCTCATTCTTGTTGCATTTCTGTACGTTTCCACGTGCACAAAAACACTTTCATCAGCAGGGCACTACACGAATTGCAGAACGTCCTGTTCTAAAGTAAACGAGAACAGAACTCATATATTCTGGATTATTTGTTTCCTGAGACAAACAATCCAAATGTTCATACTATGCACCTTATTGATGCGAGTCGTGAGTCATCATCAAATCAATCTGCTCATGACCATTATAAATTACTGAGGGTCTAACAAAGCGAATATTGGGCATTTATAATCCTTTGCGGACCGCCAAATAAAAAAGCTCCCTTGCGGGAGCTTTTCATCATGCTTTTATAATTCGAAAAATATCGGCAAATCAATTCGGTTGAGCCAGCAAAACATATTTCTGGTAAAATAAACTTTTACCTCTGAGCTCTGTGTATTTTAATACGTCAGCAGACGACAAATTATACAGGGCCTTGGCATCGTTATACAAGCTGCCATAAAAAGAACGGTAAGAACCCGTTGTTGAATAGATATTGAATAAGAAAGAAGGTTCCAGAGATTGCAGCTCAATAAGAGGATAATCGAGTTTATTAAATTTTTTCGCAGCAACGGTAATTCCTCCATATGCAGAAGTGCCCTGATCAATTCTGAATTTTATCCTGTTATCCCACTTGCCATAACCGCTTGCAGTAGACAGATAATCAGTTTGACTTACATAATTTGATAAAAATATTCCATCACAATAGTAAACCATGGAATCAACAGCACGTTGCGGATTTGAGTAATTCTTTCCCATCCAGCCTTCGTAAAAATAAAATTTTGCTCCATAACGATTGCACATCGCTTTCGTTAATCGAAGCAAAGTGAAACATCCGGCATAATCATTAGTAACCCAAGGTTCTTTTTCAGTCAGAGGAGCGACGACTGCACGCAAATCAGGATAGGAAGTATATAAGGCATCCCATGTTGCAATTTCAGTGGTTTCCCTGATATCACACGTAATCAATTTCACACCGTACGTAGTTATCGCTTTGCGGCAAAAAGCAGCGAACTGACTTCTTCCGGCAGCCGTTGTCATGGAATTACGGGCATAACAGTTAACCATATTTCCGCCCTTGTTTCTTAAATAGTCAAGAAGATTATTTTCGCTGGTGGTATTCCCAATTGTCAGATAAGATGGATGAGTAATAAATCCAAATAGTTCAGGGAGCACTTGATTATTTAACTGGATTGGCGCCTCCCGAATGTCAGATGTCACCGATGATTCCGATGATTCCGGCTGGATTTCTTCCTTTGAACAGGAAGTGAAATAAAGTGAAAAGCAAACCAATACTATCGCCGGAATGAAATTCAATCTATGGGAGTAATTCCTTTTAGCCATTTGTGTTTTGTAATAATGAGGGTATAATTATCATAAAATTGAGATGCAGAACAACTCAATCCACATAAACTTGCACTAATAATATTCTGGTGTAAAACGGAATCAGCTTTTTGTCAGTCAATAACTCTATTCTACTGACGGCTGGTACTATCCCTATCCCTTTCCGCGGTCGCAATATTAAGTACAGAATTAGTGTTTAACATGAACTACCGAAATACAAGACAGAAGAAAACGTGAATTAAACGCTAATAATCTTCATTTGATTTCAAATGGACAAAATGTTAATAAGTATTCTCAGTTTTAATTGAATTAATAAACCAACTTCAATCTCATGTCCTCCCCTGCTTTTTCAATTCTTGCGGCAACGAGAATTCCTCCTTTGGCTACGCTGTAATCGAGGCAAATCGCGGAAGGGTTTTCGATGACAGGTAATCCTTTGAGCCAGTAGTGGCCGAAAAAAACGGGTTTCTTATCCGGATAAAAATAAAATGCTTCAGATTCTCCGGCACGTTGATCTGTCAGCTGTGGCGGGCAATTCAATAATACGTCTCCATACCTTGGTGAGGACTGATGCTTTATCCACCATTTTATCCTGCATTCGTTTCGAACGGCCCCATCTTTGTCCATGACAGTAACACCTTCCGGCAAAATCATCTCTTTTCCTTTCAGTGTGCTCTCGATGATTTCATACACCTTGCCAGGGTTTTCCTTGTTTGTCGCAATGCCCAGAAATTCGGGAGAAATGCCATGATAGTGTTGACGAATCCAATCGATGTGTTGATTGTCCCAGCAGGCATGCACCACGCGAAAATCATCAAGTTCCAAAAACAGTGGTAATTCCTGGAACCATTCCAAAAACATCTTCCACTCCTGCTCATGTCCTTTGAACTGCCGGAGTGTTTCGAGATGCTGTTCAATTTCTTTCAAATCATGACTCCGGAAAAAACCTCCTCGTTCGATGTGCGGAGTGTGAAAACAGATCGCGTTGAATTCATGATTTCCCATCACCGCAAGAGCGGTACCCGCATCACACATATTTTTTACAAGATGCAGGGCTTCGCGGATTTTTGGTCCACGGTCGATAAAATCCCCGACAAAAATTACTTTCCTGTTTTCAGGATGCGAATAAACTTCTCCTTTATTTGTGTAACCCAGCTTAAATAGAAGGTTCACCAGTTCATGGGCATGTCCATGAATATCGCCGATGATATCGTAGTTCATAAAGTCACCAAATCAGGAATTGGTGAATTTATAAATTATTCCGAAATCAATGCCCTGTGTATTCTATTTGTTTGCCAATAGAACTAAGTCCCAGCATCGCATCTGTGGTAGAAAATACCTCACGGATATGGCCGAGTTCATTATCATTTTCATCTTCCGAAACACCTTCTATCAGGTGATCCGCGATACGAAGCGCTATCGGAGCTTTTCGCTTTATTGTTTTACAAATTTTCTCCGCATCTTCCTTCCTGATTCCGTTGT
Above is a window of Bacteroidota bacterium DNA encoding:
- a CDS encoding choice-of-anchor B family protein is translated as MKKTILLCLMVFLAMAGHAQYDHQNINLFSNFDDPNVTPEPTYGIRYQSCYGWANPIDGKEYGIIGSTSGTYIIEVTDPSNIVQRDYVPGRHTDCIWHEFKTYGNYLYIISDDAGNNSLQIADMSYLPDSVHIVYDGTSVFTHAHTLYIEGDKLYVASVATGSNYSSMNVYTLGNPALPVLLRRLDQDYPIINQVHDMYVVHDTVFASCGYDGLHIYKYDESLNQFLEIGNLTTYPDQGYNHSSFLSKDHSMLYMCDEVPDGMAIKVVDVTDVANPITVHTFSSNPGNTPHNPYVKDDMLVMANYQDGVYIYDIGTPSLPALMGFFDTHPQNTPGTYPSPAYAGAWAAYTDLPSGVILASDMQLGLFVLDISPILSVKNNAVKAEALSIYPNPAAEFVKIKLPETSQAITGAQISDLSGRIIRTINLSNTSLSECKIKVDDLVPGIYFVDIKTSSKTYTGKICVR
- a CDS encoding AhpC/TSA family protein produces the protein MKKIIGIATLVMLFMNACSNKESESGTIHGKFKNASGITVYFQKIVENGEETLDSAKTDADGNFSLRNLATGLDYYMVRTNPANVIFLVLKGGENIELSGDANNVEQTYTVSGSDDSELLKELRQYEKNLGDSLNKVYATFREENPYRKDSAGAALQKHYTETMSSFSKKFIDKHLNSIVSLSATKFLNQQSSMELLVKLESTLAKQYPENKYVQDFKALMSDLQKLPPGSEAPEINLSSPDGEKIALSSLRGKVVLIDFWASWCGPCRRENPNIVRLFQKYKDRGFMIYGVSLDENLDSWKAAIQKDGITWPQVSELKKWESKVVKDYSIEAIPYSVLIDQNGKIIAKGLKSEELDLKLMELLGKNS
- a CDS encoding M1 family metallopeptidase; the encoded protein is MFLILFVLIIPQKSDAQEYFQQDVHYKIDVKLDDKKHQLSAYEEIIYKNNSKQTLTELYFHLWPNAYSNENTALGNEFYKNGDESYRRLREKSRGSIDSLDFRVNQETVNWSLLTDTIDICKIKLNRPLLPGDSISISTPFRVKIPDANLSRLGHSGQAYFISQWYPKPAVYDVNGWNYFSYLDKGEYYSEFGTFDVTLTLPQNYVVGATGTLVNNPSEEEWLNSKAKETSGMDEFPADMSFPPSSQETKTLHYHQENIHDFAWFADKRWHVLKGDAELPGSGKRVTTWAFFTNAEPERWKKAPEYLRHSIEYGSKWMGDYPYSQVSAVDVGYASGSGMEYPMITAIGTEGSDFGLEDVIVHEVGHNWFYGILGSNERLHPWMDEGLTMFFETRYIYTKYTATPKSQEQTFYRAGKIGKYVGLATLNLRRSNYLAYLSGARENSDQSPDLSSEKYSYASYHEDVYRKTALGFEHLLSYLGDSLFDVAMRAYYSEWKFKHPQPSDIKKSFESTTGKNLAWLFDDFLENTKKSDYAITCVRLNSAGNYKVTLKNKGCVTAPLTLNGIHNGEITQTIKLEGFSGKKTVDVSLRFL
- a CDS encoding GIY-YIG nuclease family protein; the encoded protein is MMFFVYIIYSSSHDVYYKGVSEEPLRRLEEHNSDRSRYTSGKGPWELVYTEQLPTKRDALIREKQIKKWNRETIERAISTHKS
- a CDS encoding GIY-YIG nuclease family protein — translated: MEEHNSDRSRYTSGKGPWELVYTEQLPTKCDALIREKQIKKWNRETIERAITHLRFSPVRTLKLKVTSRWLFYVHKCFVYII
- a CDS encoding GIY-YIG nuclease family protein: MMFFVYIIYSSSHDVYYKGVSEEPLRRLEEHNSDRSRYTSGKGPWELVYTEQLPSKRDALIREKQIKKWNRETIERAINTHKS
- a CDS encoding metallophosphoesterase; this encodes MNYDIIGDIHGHAHELVNLLFKLGYTNKGEVYSHPENRKVIFVGDFIDRGPKIREALHLVKNMCDAGTALAVMGNHEFNAICFHTPHIERGGFFRSHDLKEIEQHLETLRQFKGHEQEWKMFLEWFQELPLFLELDDFRVVHACWDNQHIDWIRQHYHGISPEFLGIATNKENPGKVYEIIESTLKGKEMILPEGVTVMDKDGAVRNECRIKWWIKHQSSPRYGDVLLNCPPQLTDQRAGESEAFYFYPDKKPVFFGHYWLKGLPVIENPSAICLDYSVAKGGILVAARIEKAGEDMRLKLVY